ttagttattattaaacaCGAtctatttcttatattttgttaCATAAGAATTTATTTAGTGCAGCACTGTGGTGGAGTGGCtagtactgttgcctcacagcaagaaggtccaccaggttgcatgttctccctgtgtttgcatgggttctctctggcttcctctcacagtccaaagttAGTGGGGTCGGTCTAAATTAcccgtaggtgtgaatgtgagtgtgaatggttgtctgtctctatgtgtcagccttaaaaaaaaatatatatatactcaTTTATAGAATgagttaaataaaaatcaaagtttTAATATGTTTAGTAACCAGACAACTTTGGTATTATTAGAGTACTTTATTGGTAATAATTCAAAGCGCATCAtttgaaaacaaataaagaaaacctcAGAGAGCAACAAGCACAATTTTAAAGATTATTTACTTAATTGTgttttagaaagaaaatgacagaTGACAGAAATatgcaattaaattaaattgtttaaggtttttcttttttcttgacTCACATAACAACATGGACTGAAGCTGGTCTTCCACACGCTACACATTGTTGTATATTGACTCATCGCAGTCAGTCTGGACAGAGAAACAAGATTCACTCACTCACTTTGTTTATGCATGCACATTATGAATGAATTATTGATGAAATCATTACTTATCCCCACATTGCCATAGACATGATCATTGGCATAAATGTCAGAGCAAGACATATCCTTCCTGTCCTCTTTCCTGCAGAAAgaatgcaaaaacattaaaTCTAGTTACACAtcttttaaaatcatatttaaTCACAAGTGAGATTGTTTGTTTAAACTTAAGATGAAGAATTAAAACCTTTTTGTTGGGGCATAATGATGGAGCTCCACGGATCTCTCTGCTTTCATGATGCCCAAGTCAGATGTTGGTGTCTCCCCTGATCTCCCCCTGCTGGCAGaaaacaatacaataaataaGAACATGAGAAAGACAGCTGTCAGTTTTGGCAACCTCTTAAGTAGAGCCAAATTTGGCTGCTATATTTGGATAGgcagataaaacaaaaataaatgaatttcaGATGCAAGCTCTGAGATAAGTTTTTTTGTACATGTTGGGTGACAAAAATAAGCATCATTACAATTATTTCATTGAACATAGCAGCCTATGATGGTCTGTACtgaaagagcagcagcagcagtttcaGGAGGAGTCAATGTGTGcatgtttcatttatataaaagAGACTatattttgaacatttttattttttatttttgtcaacaTACTTCTCATGAGTAATGCTACTGAAGTAAAAGcacaatgtttttattaaaaagaagaagaacgcAATtagcctgttttttttctctttttcccccaACTAAACatgaagagagaggaagaggggtGTGTGAAAGGAACATTTTTAAATACCATAGTTGTCTTTGATACTAGTTGTTCATGTTGCTGTGCTGCTCATTTAACGCAGTCTTTctataaatgaaaataacaaaGAATTCAACACCATAACACACATCTAAAGGAAAAGCTGATCCTCACAGCAGcagcctctctctctgtgccgATACTcagaaaagatgaaaatgacATCTGAGATGGATTTCAGAAAAGTATTGACTGTTATAACTCACCAAAGCAGAAGTAAgaaatgcatgtgtgtgactTCTTCTTTCAAGCTACAGgattgtgtctgtgttttatttgtagCTCTGACTTCATAGTTAATCACCTCTGTACTCTCCAAGAGACATGGTgctctgcttcttcttttgctactctgaatactttttttaaactcctgtgttatgtgctgatttttctatTGACTGAATAACAagggaaacatttttctttaatattgtTTGATTTGCATAGGCAAGATGCCTTGTTTAGGTTGTCTGGCTGTCAAAACCTAAAcatgtctgttattgtgtagaTTTTTCTGCCCACCATTTCAGGAATACAAATACTTTCTACAACTCACCATTTTTTAACAACTCCCACTCCAGTGGCTATCAAAACAATCAGAAAAATCACACCTGCTCCACAGGCTATGAAAATATTCTGCATGTTGTCTGTTCAAAAAGAAAGCACAttgaatatttatttgttttgccaTGTAAATATAAAGTGAAAATAATTAATGCTGTAATCTTGAGATTGAAATTTCTTGATGGAATTTCTTACCAACGAGAGGTAAAGAGAGTGTGAGGTTAGCATTTCCCAGCGTGTTGTTTGCCAGGCAGTGAACAAACTTAAAGGACCCAAAGTCTGTCTGCAGAGTCCCAGTAGTAACAGAGCCAACTGTCTGCACTTTGCtgttttgcacaactctgtcaCCAAGAACAAAATGGAGCATGCTGGGAGGCCTGGACTCCACGATGCACTCACACATTACTTTGCCCCTCTCTGAGAAGCACTTAGAGGAACTTTTAATGTCAGGGGCATCTGTAAGAATAACAAATATCATTAGAAAATAACATAGAactacacatatatacatacacagatgtgtgtgtgaaatgggTGTGTGagtatttgaatgaaaataaaaatatttaatcgTCTTTGTGCCAAAAGCTCATTCACTATAAATAACAAAGAACTTAGTGTTGACTCTGGTGATAATGTAGATAAGtcaataataatcatcatcatcaaactAGCCCTGGTGATACTGCAACAGTTAGACTGTAATAAAGATACTTTTACTTATACTGTACTCTTCCTTTATCATCAACATGTATACGAAGCTGCACACTTACATTTTACTTTAATGGTCTTTGATGTTTCTTGGTGCTTTCCTTCGTGGTATGTAACACTGCATTGTAAAGATTTATTGTGATCAGTGCGGTTTGAGCAAAAGGTCAAAGTAGATGTTGAATTCCACTGCCCATTTTGGAGCTTCTGTGCTTGAAAATGTTGCACTCCAGGGTGACTCCAGTGGAAATCAGGTGGATATGTGGGGCAGGAGTGAGACACAGAGCAGAATGCAGATACAGTTTGACCCTCCTTTACTTCCTCTTGCACAGAGAAATCAATGGGATTTGGTTCATCTGTGTTAACAAGAAAGATTATAAATATATCTAAGTTTAATGTAATCCAAAATGTGTAGCGGTTAGTGTACTGGtaagttgaagtctttgttggtAAAACATGAATAAGGGTCTACTGATGCTCTACTGAGGTTACTAACACAGAACATAGTTGCATTAATAATATACATCACAAGGaaacatgaaaagaaagaataagAAGAAAAGTATTTCATAATTTATTCAAGGCCTACCCCGCAATCAGTTTTGGTTAAAAATACAGTGCAAGGATGATAAAAACTACAAAGTGTGTTCCCTCAAATTTGTTGACTTTACTTACCCATCACTGAAATGGAGACTTTGTTCTTTCTGTAAGAAGCTCTGTTGTAACCTTCAATTTCAATCCTGAAATAAAAAGGTCCTCTGTCATCTTGTTGAAGCTTTTCAATCATCAGAGAGCAGTTCTTGCTGGCGTCTCCAAGAAGTTTTGTTCGACTCTGATACTGCTTGACAATTTTTGACTGAGTTGGATGATAGATGACTCGATCCCCCTCAGTGGTCATCCAAATCCCTGTGAAGCTTTTGGCCTTCCCTTGTGGATCTGGGTAGTTATAAGAGCAGGGGATCACCACACATGAGCCAAGGAGACCTTTTACTTCGTTTGGCACATCAGCGGTCCAAGATAATTCCGCTATTTGAGTCACTGTCATAAATTGAACAATACAATGTGTCAAAATTAAACATAAAAGTAGCACAGAAGAAAAgtataaatgcataaaacaaaGTATGAAAGCCTCTGAAAATTAGACATTTTACTGGAGAAAAACAGCACATCATAAAACAAATAACTGTCTACTATACGACTGTAAGAGTGCTCACTTCTAGagcatattaaaaataaatattacaatTAATTGTGTACATTTTACAGAATATATCATACCTTTGAAgtaaatgcacaaaaacaaaagccacTCTAAAGTGTCCATCTCTTCTTCTGACTGCcagatctaaaaaaaaatttaaaaagtgactCACTTCACAGGAAACAGAAACACCCACACATATGTGTGGGTGTTTCTGTTTCCTGTGAAGTGAGTTGCGTACTTTCCATTCTGTATATATTTAACACATTCAGTTTCtgcttactttttttttatatatatatata
This is a stretch of genomic DNA from Oreochromis niloticus isolate F11D_XX unplaced genomic scaffold, O_niloticus_UMD_NMBU tig00003277_pilon, whole genome shotgun sequence. It encodes these proteins:
- the LOC102077204 gene encoding myelin-associated glycoprotein; protein product: MDTLEWLLFLCIYFKVTQIAELSWTADVPNEVKGLLGSCVVIPCSYNYPDPQGKAKSFTGIWMTTEGDRVIYHPTQSKIVKQYQSRTKLLGDASKNCSLMIEKLQQDDRGPFYFRIEIEGYNRASYRKNKVSISVMDEPNPIDFSVQEEVKEGQTVSAFCSVSHSCPTYPPDFHWSHPGVQHFQAQKLQNGQWNSTSTLTFCSNRTDHNKSLQCSVTYHEGKHQETSKTIKVKYAPDIKSSSKCFSERGKVMCECIVESRPPSMLHFVLGDRVVQNSKVQTVGSVTTGTLQTDFGSFKFVHCLANNTLGNANLTLSLPLVDNMQNIFIACGAGVIFLIVLIATGVGVVKKCRGRSGETPTSDLGIMKAERSVELHHYAPTKRKEDRKDMSCSDIYANDHVYGNTDCDESIYNNV